In Glycine max cultivar Williams 82 chromosome 10, Glycine_max_v4.0, whole genome shotgun sequence, the DNA window AATATTttaaatgcctcaacaacctgATTTACATAATTGCattaaatatgaacaaaaacatCATAACATGGAGAACATTAAAGGTATCTAGGAAAAaactatacaatttttttaatataatctttTTGGAGTAATGTCTGAGTTAATGTACCAGCAGATTACAAATTGATCTGATAAAGGAACACATAAGAACAATCATATTGATCATAATAGTGTAACTAGCAATAACATAATAGGGAGCAATCCAAACTATAAAACATTACCTGGTTTTCAGAGGCATTGCCACCTACATCCAGAAAATTGGCAGGAGTACCCCCATGCAATTTAATTATATCCATTGTGGCCATTGCTAACCCTGCTCCATTCACCATGCAGCCAATTTCTCCATCTAAcccaatataatttaaatctgCCTTTGCAGCAGTCACCTGTTCAAAGATAAAAGGCACATACAATGTTACACAAacagtaaaaagaaagaaggttcAAGGATATAAGGGCTTAATAATCAAGCACAAACAGATCATGCAAAATCTGGCATTGCCATATAGAATCTCACTGTCTTACCATAACTATATCATAAACTTGAGCTCCAAtacatttcaaaagaatcaaagtgCAATGAAAGAAATGTAAGTAGCTACATGAGTTAGGCTGACAGGTGTATGTGGGACAGACTGAACTGGGTTTATTAACATGAACCCGCCCAATATATTGGTGAGGTCAATTTTTGGACCTGGACATGGAGCAGCCCAATTAATAATCAGGCATGTTGCTGTTACATAGTTaagtcttaaaatttaaaagtagaaAATTAAAACTAAGGGATGTTATGCAATATTATCATGTTATGCAAAAGTTATTAATTTGAGTCAACTAGTCAAGCATTTTATTATTCATCACTAATTACAAAAAATGCTTTTTATAATACTGTGGCATCATGCCAAGTTGGGCGTACCAAAATGTCTTGAATTTAACCCAAATCACTACACCTAATTTATAGAGCCCAAGATATCCCAATTAGATCTGAGCTGGGTTGAGCCCCCCCAGCTCAGGTGGCAAAGATGGAATGGGAATATGCCTATAGGGATCATATGCTCCATTCACAAGTAAggtaaaacacaaacaaaataagAAGTAAACCTCTCGAGGGTCCTCTTGTGTTGTATCACGGAGAGAAAATATCTCTTTCTGGCGATATGCAGCATTATCATCAAAATTCAACTTAGCATCAGCAGCCACCAATTGGTTATCAGCTGTCTCCGCTATGGGATTGATCTgttcaaaataatcaattttcatTATAGACATTCATAAATTAAGCTTGTATGAAGTGCAAATGCTTACTTCCAAAAGAGTGCAGTCACAATCAACAAAAAGTTTATACAAATTCTTCACTTGTTCAATCGACTTATTTCTATCAGCCACTTTGAGAGCCAAACCATCAACAACCTTTGCAGCACCTTCATCAGTAATACCTTCAAAAACATCAACAGGTACCTACTAGAAAGAAAGAGTACATCAGGTATATCTTGCAAAGAAGACTGCTCAGGTGAAAAAACTAAACCATGATGAGAAATGCCAAGGACAACAAACCTTTATAATCATGTCCGGAAATTTCTCTGCAAGGTCTTCAATGCTGGTTCCTCCCTTACTACAAGCAATTATAATCTGCAAAAGCAAAaacataataagaaaagaattataataagcaacataaaaaaaatttattggttaaatttaaagaaactgTAATGAAGGAAAGAGGGAGCCACACATTATAGAAGttataagaatttaaatttgtatataaCGCAAATCAAAGAAAATTTTTTGAAGCAGGAAACTTACTGGACCAGCACTCGTACGATCCAGTGTTATAGCAAAGTACATCTCATTTACAAGTGACAGCTTTTCACACAAGTAAACCtgtaaaaaatggaaaattcaaCATCAAACAACCAACCCCTTTTTGTGTATATCTCTATATAAAAGGATTGAAAgagaccaaaaacaaaataaagtagCAGCTGTCATTGTGtatccatttttaaaaaatagcgaAACTATGAGCATTACATTTGCAATATCCTATTGTATTGAGTGACATGAAATTTACTTTCATTATCAAATCCAATGGAACAAGTGGTTATCAGTTTATAACTTGAAGTAATGACTGGAAGCACCAATTTATTAACTGAAGATATTACAAATAAGAAACAATACCCATGGAGGCTAAAAAAAGGTGGCATATATTTTccataaagaaaacaaacaataaCTACTCAACCATAATATGTGTGTGAAAGGTTCATATCATTGCATTGCCTTGACTTAGAAATGAAAATTCCAGGCATAAACATGCATACTGAAAATGCTAGCATATCTGCATATAGAATGAATAATTTCAAACCTTGCTAACTATTTTTCCCTGAGGACCAGTCTGTTTGGTAACTAGTATCTGTCCAAGCATCTTCcctgaaataataataatgacaatgacaacaacaaaataacaataacattaacaaaaaaaataccacTGGAAAATAGATTATAGAGGATTACATCCTCTATGAATTCAATATGATAAATCAATACGATTGAGCATGTTATGCTATAGTACATAGTTTTGTATTGAAAACCAAGGACATAGAATGAGAAGAAGGAAATTCACAATTAGAGGAATAAAGGAGGAGACATGCATTACCAGCTATGTCTTCAACCTGGTCAGTCTTAACAATGTGCACTCCTCCCTTAAGGCCGCTTTTGAAAGTTCCCAAACCTCGTCCGCCGGCTAAAATTTGACTCTTAACCACCAACTGCACAATAATCCCAGTTACACTCCCAGTCATCACAGTAACATGCAAATGCAATACTCTTTACCAACTAAGGCATTTGATAATGTTTCTTTACTGGAAACTTGCAGAACTAGGGTTTCAATTTGTTACACAGggaattaagaaaaacaaagaacaGTTTGCAATTCTGAAATTCACTTCTTAGTGTTATTTGTGAGCATCAAGTTGTGGCATAGGTTACCTCATTTTCATTAGGGAAAAGGTCCTTGATGACCTTTCTGGCCTCTTCAACAGAGGAAACAGCCACGCCTCTCGGAACGTTGACTCCGTGTTTGCTCATCAATTCAGCACCCTAGGTTTATGGAAATTCAATAGGCGCTATCAGCGACGACGCTAGGTCAATCATTCAATCAAAGAGCTTCAATACAAATAAACATACACGATTTCACAAATTAAACATTCAATGAACTCCAGATTCATCATCCACAGAAACGATTTATTAtcattctaaaaataaataaataaattaaaaaacaaaggcCAGATTCAGCAAGAGGAATATATAGCGAAAGGAACAGATTTCGCGAAGCTTGTAATAATATCCAGATTCAGCGAGAGGAGTATATAGCGAATTGGAATTGATTTGTGAATCGTAATAATATCCATAacggtgagagagagagagagagagagacctgGTACTCGTGGATGTTGAGGCGGCGGAGTTGATTGTGCTGCCATTTTCCGGCGACCGAGAGGGAGCGAGAGACGAGCTTGTTGAGCAATCCTCTCACCATTGTTGTTGTGGATTTCAAGATCGGACACTCACACGATCAAAAATTAACTCGATTCGATTCTACAAAgagaaatcaaaaaaagaaaaccacTGCCTCTACGCTCTccttcaacgttcaaacactgCGCAGCCTGTGCCAAACGCAAAGACCGGACCCtagcaaatttttttattttaaaataagaaaatttctaaatttctaaATGGTAAGTGCTataactttgtttttcttttttcttttatgtaatATGGAATCGTATTATTACCTTTACGTACCTGATATCGTATATCCGTATATGGTTGCAAAATAAACTACTAATTATTTATCACAATAATAAATAGTTCTTTAAATCatgattaaattaagaaaatatgttGTTACTACCCTTCTTTTAGGATtgagagaagaggaagaggatggGATTATTTATAGATCTGGTGGTATTTTGGAAATATTAAGCGTGGGGTTAATTTAGTATGATAATTTGTATTCCGTTTCATTCGTGGTAAAATTATTTTGGGTTAGTCACATATGATAAGTGCCATTAGCACTAATAGATTGAAAGAAACTTGTAGtttacaggaaaaaaaatatatatatttttagtttatgtaatttagtatttttttattttttgttcttgtaaaattatttttttagtttttataaattatgtttgttttatttttaatcttttaaggtagcttaaataatgttttaaacaataaaaaaatgttatctaaaacgttttaagaattaaacataaaataaatataaattttaaggattaaaaataattttataagaaaaaaatattgaattaaagaactaaaaatatgcCGAAAAAATTGTGTTAATGGTATGGGCCTATCTAATATGGTTTGATTTTATGGACCTtggattcaaaaaaaaaaaaggaggagtTAGCTAGCTTGTAAAGCTTAAAACCCGAAGACCAAGATCATCTGGAAGCTTAAAGCCCatgttttttcaaataattgtgAGAATACATTCGGGGTTATTCTTTCtacaaacaataattttttttctacacttaacatattttttgaaaattccaattttatcctttatatttcttcttcattccttcatTTTATCTGTTTTTCGTATAGcctacggattgacaatccgtaaggcactgtttatttgaaatttttggcGTGTATGTTAGTCCCCTTTTTCTCCTCCACGAAATTAGTGTTGATATTGTTCTTGGTATGTGTTTGTTGTTCGTGACTCTTCCCTAATTTCTCCTCTGGTAGTTCCTTGTTGTCCTTCATGAGTTTCCTCTCCTTCGTCGTGAGTAGCGTTGCATCATCAccaataagttttttttccttcgtttacTCCATACGAATTGTCATTCCGTATGATTTATACAAATTGTTAATTCGTATGGTTCATGCAAATTGATGATTCGTAAAAACTATACGGATTGACTATTCgtatatggattgacaatcgATAGGAACCTTATGGATTATCAGTCCATATACGTTCAATACACAGGAAAAGAAAACGCAGACAACAAAACTCATGGCAACGATAGCAAAACGAATGTGGACACCAACGACGAGCATATATGGATTGATGAAGATGAAACCACGGATTAAAGAGAAGATGAGAGAATTTGAGAGGAGAAATAAAATACGTGTGAATGAATGATGCAAACGAACGAATTCTCAATCCATATTTCACATTTAAGAGTTAATgaaaaagagacaaaattaattttactcaaAATACCGGGTGTAGAATAAATGGTGTTGGGTGCAACCAAACAAAAATCTCATGCATTTGATGGGTTGAACCAGTCACCCATTACTTGAAGAGgagttgatttattttatttttttaacatccaTAAATCGATTTTTTATACCAGATAAAAACGAAAAAACCGCACCACCTTTGATCAACCCGTAATATTTTCATGTCTGGAAGGAATGGAATTGCGtggataaaaaattactttattctATCATATGCTAGATATGCTACATTATTTTTTCGATGATATCCTATCATATGctacataaatataatataaatgtcCCAGTATAAATTTATACGAACTATCATATATATCCACTTCCCGACTGATGTGACCGTTGGATATTTATTTTCTAGTGTGTCTACCCTATTCTAACCGATAATGtgataataatatttgttattgaCTTTTCGCACTTCTATCAAGGATATAGGAGGACAAAGATTGCTCGCAAAAAATACAGAATACAGGCCAAGACAATGAAACAGATCCAAGAGAGAATGGGATTAAAGCACAGAAATATCTAATAATTAACGACAACGAGTCCACGACCACAGAAATTTACCTGAAATGATGAATGAACGTATTCCACAATGCATTATTAAAGTTCATAGGTGTAAATTATAGAAACGTTAATCTTGTACGGCTGAAAATGGGAACAGATCATCTACCTGGAAGTTTCATAAAGCCAGAAATTAGCTCTAAgtttcatattaaaaaacaaaaaaaataaaattgaatagtCAAATGCTTTAAAGAGAGTCTTTAGTTGAGAAgctgttattataaaaaaatataaacccaACCATGTGCTATTATACATTgccaaaagaataataatatgaaaagtaTACTTCCTTATCAAGGAAATTAAATACTCATGTGTGATACTGGAAATGAcgtgatttgaaaaaaaagatctcttagttaaattttttgataaaaattaatcataacaaaACCATGAATATCATACCAATGTCATCGTGAGTCCATGGtccaaaaaaaatactcatggTCAGCCAAAATTCATTCCAACTACTTAGTTTGATCGATGAACaaaaactataataaattaacatgGCACCAGAGGAGATGCACGTCGTTATCCTgaacaagaaacaaaaacaaaacgtTAAAAGCTTTATCAAATACTATCATAGGGCGGCTTAATCTGCTATGTCATACGAATTTGCTGTCATCTGAACAAACTCAACTCATCATCTACCACTAAGAGCATGCAATGAAACAGTGTAAGGGGTGCCATTATGAGAAAAGGAATGTGACAATGACATGGGTGCATGCGATGTTACCAACCAAACCAAACTATGTTTCTTAAATGCCAGAAACAAGTATCACATTGTCTATGTAAACATCAGTGTTGTTCTTTACAAACACAAGTGACACCAAACACTAGACCACATATCTTTCAATAAAGACAATTTTGTTTGAACAGGataaaattaatagattaaTACGTATGAACGATAATCATTTTGTATTGATTAGTATTTTCCCTCTGCGAATAATCTCATTTCCGTGTAAGAACACAGTTTGAGGGAAGTCTCTCTTTTTTATGTTGGGGTGTTCATTTGTGGGAAGTTTCGGACTCAAAGGGTTGGACTATGTCAGGTTTCTGTCAATATGATGATAAATTATTAGGCAGCAGaggataatatatatttaagttgATGAATGCTAGCACATTCTGTCTTTCACATTTTTTCTGAAAGATTCTCTAAGactttttatgattaattaaagtttattaaaaatcattaattttgataaatttcatttctcatttaatataaaCCAGTAGagataattattaaatgagAAACTAAacctactaaaaaaataattttcaataaattataatcaCTTATAGAGAAAGTCTAGAAAGAAAAGACTCGGAGAAAGTATCACTAATATTTGTcattgaagatttttttaattt includes these proteins:
- the LOC100527938 gene encoding succinyl-CoA ligase [ADP-forming] subunit beta, mitochondrial; translated protein: MVRGLLNKLVSRSLSVAGKWQHNQLRRLNIHEYQGAELMSKHGVNVPRGVAVSSVEEARKVIKDLFPNENELVVKSQILAGGRGLGTFKSGLKGGVHIVKTDQVEDIAGKMLGQILVTKQTGPQGKIVSKVYLCEKLSLVNEMYFAITLDRTSAGPIIIACSKGGTSIEDLAEKFPDMIIKVPVDVFEGITDEGAAKVVDGLALKVADRNKSIEQVKNLYKLFVDCDCTLLEINPIAETADNQLVAADAKLNFDDNAAYRQKEIFSLRDTTQEDPREVTAAKADLNYIGLDGEIGCMVNGAGLAMATMDIIKLHGGTPANFLDVGGNASENQVVEAFKILTADDKVKAILVNIFGGIMKCDVIASGIVNAAKEVALKVPVVVRLEGTNVDQGKRILKESGMALITAEDLDDAAQKAVKAAYK